In Rhodococcus sp. OK302, one genomic interval encodes:
- a CDS encoding SDR family oxidoreductase gives MTGLLENKVAIVTGAGAGIGATIARAFGAEGARVVVADINSDAAKSVSSTIPGSIAVTADVSDEQQVKDLVARTVSEFGALHVVVPNAGIAMTAPLTETSFADWRKVMSVNLDGVFLTIHHALPAMLASGGGSIVTISSISSTAGSALIGSYAAAKAAVRNLTETISAEYRFHNIRANALLPGFIHTDMVKSAQSNFEEALGLEEGGFDDLIAAKQTRYGRTEEVAAAAVFFASDQSSWCNGSSLILDGGFRASLL, from the coding sequence ATGACCGGTTTGCTCGAAAACAAGGTGGCCATCGTGACCGGCGCCGGCGCGGGGATCGGCGCCACCATCGCCCGCGCTTTCGGTGCAGAGGGCGCCCGAGTCGTCGTCGCCGACATCAACAGCGATGCTGCCAAGAGCGTCTCGTCGACCATCCCCGGTTCTATCGCCGTCACAGCCGACGTCTCCGACGAGCAACAGGTCAAGGACCTGGTGGCGCGAACAGTTTCCGAGTTCGGCGCACTGCACGTAGTGGTCCCGAACGCGGGCATCGCAATGACCGCTCCGCTCACGGAGACCTCGTTTGCCGACTGGCGCAAAGTAATGTCGGTCAACCTCGACGGAGTGTTCCTGACGATCCACCACGCACTACCGGCCATGCTTGCATCCGGCGGAGGATCAATCGTCACCATCTCATCGATTTCGTCGACCGCAGGTTCCGCTCTCATCGGCAGCTACGCGGCCGCCAAAGCTGCCGTGCGGAACCTGACCGAAACCATCTCTGCCGAATACCGATTCCACAACATCCGCGCCAACGCATTACTGCCCGGATTCATCCACACCGACATGGTCAAGTCCGCTCAGTCCAACTTCGAGGAAGCACTCGGACTCGAAGAAGGCGGTTTCGACGATCTGATCGCCGCCAAACAGACCCGGTACGGGCGCACCGAAGAAGTTGCCGCGGCGGCGGTATTCTTCGCGAGTGACCAGTCTTCGTGGTGCAACGGCAGCAGTCTGATCCTGGACGGCGGATTCCGCGCCTCACTTCTCTGA
- a CDS encoding zinc-dependent alcohol dehydrogenase family protein, whose product MQSKGQDTVLCPATYVLPPGGFENVVTRDVETPEPGAGEVTIEVRANSVNHHDLLVATGAIATSGPRILLSDAAGEVVAVGEGESPFRLGDRVMTTYLPHWQDGRPTVDGFGNSPGDGVDGYARTLVTLPAHTLTDIPRTYSYAEAATLPTAGLSAWRALFSSSPLKPGESVLVPGTSTVALFAIQIAKAAGAYVVGTSSSPEKIARLLDLGVDVALNYRENSRWGQEAFGTSGRGIDHVLDFGGPSTLDQSLAAVKVGGRIAALGILAGASAALDITPLLTKQVTIEGLLVGSRTHQCEMVAGLDTLAVKPVIDSTYRMDQLVEALRSQQSGQRFGKVVVAA is encoded by the coding sequence GTGCAATCGAAAGGCCAGGACACCGTGCTCTGCCCAGCGACCTACGTACTCCCACCCGGTGGATTCGAGAACGTGGTCACCCGGGATGTCGAGACACCCGAACCAGGTGCCGGTGAGGTCACGATCGAAGTCCGGGCGAACTCGGTCAACCACCACGACCTCCTCGTCGCCACCGGCGCGATCGCGACCTCCGGGCCGCGAATCCTTCTGTCCGACGCGGCCGGTGAGGTTGTCGCGGTCGGCGAGGGTGAATCACCATTTCGACTCGGCGACCGGGTAATGACTACCTACCTGCCACATTGGCAGGACGGGCGCCCCACGGTGGACGGGTTCGGAAACTCACCCGGCGACGGCGTCGACGGGTACGCCCGCACCCTCGTCACACTGCCTGCCCATACGTTGACCGATATCCCTCGCACCTATTCGTACGCCGAGGCAGCCACACTGCCGACTGCGGGACTGTCCGCGTGGCGGGCACTGTTCTCGTCTTCTCCACTCAAACCCGGTGAAAGTGTCTTGGTCCCCGGCACCAGCACGGTGGCACTCTTCGCCATCCAGATTGCCAAAGCCGCCGGCGCCTACGTCGTTGGAACATCCTCGTCACCGGAGAAGATCGCACGGCTTCTCGACCTCGGTGTCGACGTTGCCCTCAACTATCGAGAAAACTCCCGGTGGGGTCAGGAGGCATTCGGCACCAGTGGTCGCGGCATCGATCACGTACTCGACTTCGGAGGACCGAGCACGCTCGATCAGTCTCTCGCGGCGGTGAAAGTAGGCGGCAGGATCGCCGCATTGGGCATCCTGGCCGGGGCATCCGCGGCTCTCGACATCACACCGCTTCTGACAAAACAAGTCACCATCGAAGGCCTGCTCGTCGGGAGTCGAACGCATCAATGCGAGATGGTGGCGGGGCTCGATACCCTCGCAGTCAAGCCCGTCATCGACTCGACCTACCGGATGGACCAACTCGTCGAGGCTCTGCGCAGTCAGCAGTCAGGTCAGCGTTTCGGCAAGGTAGTTGTCGCTGCGTAG